A portion of the Doryrhamphus excisus isolate RoL2022-K1 chromosome 20, RoL_Dexc_1.0, whole genome shotgun sequence genome contains these proteins:
- the klhl31 gene encoding kelch-like protein 31, with the protein MAPKKNKATKKNKGDINEMTIMVEDSPVNKINGLNTLLEGGNGFSCISTEVTDSVYAPNLLEGLSTMRHETFLCDLTVATKSKSFDVHKVVMASCSEYIHNILKKDSTLHKIDLNDLSPVGLATAITYAYSGKLTLSLYSIGSTIAAAMLLQISTLVKMCSDFLMQELSVENCMYVTNIADAYDLKETKEAAQKYMRENFIEFSEMEQFLKLTYEQISDFLSDDSLHLPSEVTAFQIAMKWLDFDEKRLKYAADLLTHIRFGTISAQDLVNHIQSVPRMMQDPECHRLLVDAMNYHLLPYQQNILQSRRTKVRGGLKVILTVGGRPALTEKSLSKDVLYRDVDNVWNRLTEMPAKSFNQCVAVLDGFLYVAGGEDQNDARNQAKHAVSNFCRYDPRFNTWIHLNNMIQRRTHFSLSTFNGLLFAIGGRNADGVQASVECYVPSSNQWQMKAPMEVPRCCHASSVIDGKILVSGGYINNAYSRAVCSYEPSTDSWQDKSSLSSPRGWHCAATVGDRAYVIGGSQLGGRGERVDVLVVESFNPHTGQWSYCAPLHTGVSTAGISTLNNKLYLLGGWNEGEKKYKKCIQVYNPDLNEWTEDDELPEATVGISCCVVTIPSRKTTRESRASSVSSAPVSI; encoded by the exons ATGGCACCCAAAAAGAACAAGGCGACCAAGAAGAACAAAGGAGACATCAACGAGATGACCATCATGGTTGAGGACAGCCCCGTCAACAAGATAAATGGGCTGAACACACTGTTAGAAGGAGGAAATGGCTTCAGCTGCATTTCTACTGAGGTTACAGATTCCGTTTATGCCCCCAACCTCCTGGAGGGTCTGAGCACCATGCGGCATGAGACCTTCCTTTGCGATCTAACAGTGGCCACCAAATCAAAGTCCTTTGACGTCCACAAGGTCGTCATGGCCTCTTGTAGCGAGTACATacacaacattttgaaaaaagatTCAACGCTGCACAAAATCGACTTAAACGACCTGTCGCCCGTCGGCCTGGCTACGGCCATCACATACGCATACTCAGGAAAGCTCACCTTGTCGCTCTACAGCATTGGAAGCACCATTGCGGCCGCCATGCTTCTGCAGATCAGCACCTTAGTCAAGATGTGCAGTGACTTCCTTATGCAGGAGCTCAGCGTGGAGAACTGCATGTATGTGACCAACATTGCAGACGCCTACGATCTTAAAGAAACCAAGGAGGCGGCGCAGAAGTACATGCGGGAGAACTTCATTGAGTTCTCAGAGATGGAGCAGTTCCTGAAGCTCACCTATGAGCAGATCAGTGACTTCCTCTCAGACGATTCCCTCCATCTTCCCTCCGAGGTCACCGCCTTCCAGATCGCCATGAAATGGTTGGACTTCGACGAGAAGAGGTTGAAGTACGCAGCCGATCTCCTGACTCACATCCGCTTCGGCACCATCTCTGCCCAAGATCTTGTCAACCACATCCAGAGCGTGCCGAGAATGATGCAAGATCCCGAGTGCCACCGTCTCCTGGTGGACGCCATGAACTACCACTTGCTGCCGTACCAGCAGAATATCCTCCAGTCGAGAAGAACAAAGGTGCGTGGGGGCCTCAAGGTGATACTGACGGTCGGAGGACGCCCCGCCTTGACGGAGAAATCCCTCAGCAAGGATGTTCTCTACAGGGACGTTGATAACGTGTGGAATCGCTTGACAGAAATGCCGGCCAAGAGCTTTAATCAGTGTGTGGCGGTGTTGGATGGCTTCCTGTATGTGGCTGGAGGTGAGGACCAGAATGATGCCAGGAACCAGGCCAAGCATGCCGTCAGCAACTTCTGCAG GTATGACCCTCGCTTCAACACTTGGATCCACCTGAACAACATGATCCAAAGGCGCACCCATTTCAGCCTCAGCACCTTCAACGGCCTCTTGTTTGCCATCGGTGGTCGTAACGCCGATGGCGTTCAGGCCTCGGTGGAGTGCTACGTGCCGTCGTCCAACCAGTGGCAAATGAAAGCGCCTATGGAGGTGCCCCGCTGCTGCCACGCTAGCTCAGTCATCGACGGCAAGATCCTGGTTTCTGGCGGTTACATCAATAACGCCTACTCCAGAGCCGTGTGTTCGTACGAGCCGTCCACTGACAGCTGGCAGGATAAGAGCAGCCTGAGCTCTCCCCGAGGTTGGCACTGCGCCGCCACCGTGGGTGACCGCGCCTATGTCATCGGTGGAAGCCAGCTGGGAGGTCGTGGGGAGCGGGTGGATGTCCTGGTGGTGGAGTCCTTCAACCCTCATACGGGGCAGTGGAGCTACTGCGCTCCTCTTCACACTGGCGTAAGCACGGCCGGCATTTCCACTTTGAACAACAAGCTGTATCTCCTCGGAGGCTGGAACGAGGGGGAGAAGAAGTACAAGAAGTGCATCCAGGTTTACAACCCTGACCTCAATGAGTGGACTGAAGATGACGAGCTGCCAGAAGCAACAGTAGGTATTTCCTGCTGCGTTGTCACCATACCCTCAAGGAAAACAACACGTGAGTCAAGAGCCAGCTCTGTTTCCTCTGCACCAGTCAGTATATAA